One genomic window of Polyangium aurulentum includes the following:
- a CDS encoding endonuclease/exonuclease/phosphatase family protein produces MPRLFAPRLLPFPAPLALAALLAAGCGQDGRIRGTSTEGGATTTEGAGGGGAGGGAGGAGGSGGEEPAKEPLPMRVLNWNVQNFLNNEYDDPAPEEELVSAAAYASHRAEIGAVIAAMSPDIAVLQEIENVAVLEDLVKTELGGAYPHIASVNGNDIRGIDVGVISKIPIASIVSHKDDAFTLKGTQGPEYRYSRDCLEIHLDYNGRKVVLLGVHFKAKDSDAQNAVKRLAEAQHTRAIANALEAEDAGRAIAVLGDFNDTPGSPPYLAVLGEGAALYKDAPDHVPSGSRWTYDYQGKLELIDHQMSNGRLAGMLDPASVVIRHGADVEAASDHAPILATYLVK; encoded by the coding sequence ATGCCTCGCCTTTTCGCCCCGCGCCTCCTCCCCTTCCCCGCCCCCCTCGCCCTCGCCGCGCTCCTCGCCGCCGGATGCGGCCAAGATGGCCGTATCCGTGGAACGAGCACCGAGGGCGGCGCGACCACGACCGAGGGCGCAGGGGGCGGCGGCGCGGGGGGCGGCGCGGGCGGCGCGGGAGGCAGCGGGGGGGAGGAGCCGGCCAAGGAGCCCTTGCCCATGCGGGTGCTCAACTGGAACGTGCAGAACTTCCTCAACAACGAGTACGACGACCCGGCCCCCGAAGAGGAGCTGGTATCCGCGGCCGCATACGCCTCGCACCGCGCCGAGATTGGCGCGGTGATCGCCGCGATGAGCCCCGACATCGCCGTCCTGCAGGAGATCGAAAACGTGGCCGTGCTCGAGGACCTCGTGAAGACCGAGCTCGGCGGCGCATACCCGCACATCGCGTCCGTCAATGGCAACGACATTCGCGGCATCGACGTGGGCGTGATATCCAAGATCCCCATCGCGTCGATCGTCTCGCACAAGGACGACGCCTTCACGCTGAAGGGCACGCAGGGCCCCGAGTATCGATATTCGCGCGATTGCCTCGAGATCCACCTCGATTACAACGGCCGCAAGGTGGTGCTGCTCGGGGTGCATTTCAAGGCCAAGGACAGCGACGCGCAGAACGCGGTCAAGCGCCTCGCGGAGGCGCAGCACACGCGCGCGATCGCCAATGCGCTCGAGGCCGAGGACGCGGGGAGGGCGATCGCGGTGCTCGGCGATTTCAACGACACGCCCGGCTCGCCCCCGTACCTCGCGGTGCTCGGCGAGGGCGCTGCGCTCTACAAGGACGCGCCGGACCACGTGCCCTCGGGCTCGCGCTGGACCTACGATTACCAGGGCAAGCTCGAGCTCATCGACCACCAGATGTCGAACGGCAGGCTCGCCGGCATGCTCGACCCGGCGTCGGTCGTGATCCGACACGGCGCGGACGTGGAGGCGGCGAGCGATCACGCGCCCATTCTGGCGACCTACCTGGTCAAATGA
- the ettA gene encoding energy-dependent translational throttle protein EttA yields the protein MAHQFIYTMQDVRKVHPPNKEVLKGLWLSFFPGAKIGVLGHNGSGKSTLLRIMAGVDEEFLGEAKPADGVRVGFLQQEPKLDAGKTVIENVEAAVGDTRKLLKRFEEIGVLLGESPDNMEELLEEYAVLQDKIEASGGWELDRTLERAMDALRLPPPEAEVQHLSGGERRRVALCRLLLEKPDLLLLDEPTNHLDAESVAWLERFLAEYAGTVVAVTHDRYFLDNVAGWILELDRGNGYPYEGNYTGWLQQKQKRLEMEQKQDSARKKTLERELEWVRMAPRARQAKSKARLASYETLLAEDLKAKEYEPTKIHIPAGERLGNVVVEADHLSKAFGDKLLIDDLSFSLPRGGIVGVIGPNGAGKTTLFKMIMGLEKPDKGAMRIGESVRLAYVDQSRDALDPNKNVWQEISGGEPTIMVGKREVNSRAYVSSFNFQGADQQKKVGDLSGGERNRVHLAKLLRRGGNVLLLDEPTNDLDVDTLRSLEEALLDFAGCAVIISHDRWFLDRIATHILAFEGDSKVVWFEGNYQDYEADLKRRKGADASEPHRIKYRRMADVR from the coding sequence GTGGCGCATCAATTCATCTACACGATGCAGGACGTCCGGAAGGTGCACCCCCCGAACAAGGAGGTGCTCAAGGGCCTTTGGCTCTCGTTCTTCCCCGGCGCGAAGATCGGCGTCCTCGGGCACAACGGCTCCGGCAAGAGCACCCTCCTGCGCATCATGGCCGGCGTCGACGAGGAGTTCCTCGGCGAGGCCAAGCCCGCCGACGGCGTCCGCGTCGGCTTCCTCCAGCAAGAGCCCAAGCTCGACGCGGGCAAGACCGTGATCGAGAACGTCGAGGCCGCCGTCGGCGACACGCGCAAGCTGCTCAAGCGCTTCGAGGAGATCGGCGTCCTGCTCGGCGAGTCGCCGGACAACATGGAGGAGCTGCTCGAGGAGTACGCGGTGCTCCAGGACAAGATCGAGGCCTCGGGCGGCTGGGAGCTCGATCGCACCCTCGAGCGCGCGATGGACGCCCTGCGCCTGCCGCCCCCCGAGGCCGAGGTCCAGCACCTGTCCGGCGGCGAGCGCCGCCGCGTCGCGCTCTGCCGGCTCCTGCTCGAGAAGCCCGATCTGTTGCTCCTCGACGAGCCCACCAACCATCTCGACGCCGAGAGCGTGGCCTGGCTCGAGCGCTTCCTCGCCGAGTACGCGGGCACGGTCGTCGCCGTGACCCACGATCGCTACTTCCTCGACAACGTCGCGGGCTGGATCCTCGAGCTCGACCGCGGCAACGGCTACCCGTACGAGGGCAACTACACGGGCTGGCTGCAGCAGAAGCAGAAGCGGCTCGAGATGGAGCAGAAGCAGGACTCGGCCCGCAAGAAGACGCTCGAGCGCGAGCTCGAGTGGGTGCGCATGGCCCCGCGCGCGCGCCAGGCGAAGAGCAAGGCCCGCCTCGCCTCGTACGAGACGCTGCTCGCCGAGGACCTGAAGGCCAAGGAGTACGAGCCGACGAAGATCCACATCCCGGCCGGCGAGCGCCTCGGCAACGTGGTCGTCGAGGCCGATCACCTCTCCAAGGCGTTCGGCGACAAGCTGCTCATCGACGATCTCAGCTTCTCGCTCCCGCGCGGCGGCATCGTGGGCGTGATCGGGCCGAACGGCGCGGGCAAGACGACGCTGTTCAAGATGATCATGGGCCTCGAGAAGCCCGACAAGGGCGCGATGCGCATCGGCGAGTCGGTGCGGCTCGCCTACGTGGACCAGTCGCGCGACGCGCTCGATCCGAACAAGAACGTCTGGCAGGAGATCTCGGGCGGCGAGCCGACCATCATGGTGGGCAAGCGCGAGGTCAACTCCCGCGCCTACGTCTCCTCGTTCAACTTCCAGGGCGCCGACCAGCAGAAGAAGGTGGGCGATCTGTCCGGCGGCGAGCGCAACCGCGTCCACCTCGCCAAGCTCCTGCGCCGCGGCGGCAACGTCCTCCTGCTCGACGAGCCCACGAACGACCTCGACGTCGACACGCTGCGCTCGCTCGAGGAGGCGCTGCTCGACTTCGCGGGCTGCGCGGTGATCATCAGCCACGATCGCTGGTTCCTGGACCGCATCGCCACGCACATCCTCGCCTTCGAGGGCGACAGCAAGGTCGTGTGGTTCGAGGGCAACTACCAGGACTACGAGGCCGACCTGAAGCGCAGGAAGGGCGCCGACGCGAGCGAGCCGCACCGGATCAAGTACCGCCGCATGGCCGACGTCCGGTAA
- a CDS encoding AraC family transcriptional regulator: MSQVSDHNLYLRYVKAPESRTLVTRNLGSGSIGISRTRCDIENFGMLDPPEREDAYLVFLRLTDTKEDVWVNERHHVPIMAQKGFSGIIDYRQHCRIHAHKPFDTLNFHLPHSALLALEGAERNRSITELKAGPQDCFDDPMIRGLSDAILPALERPEIVNALFVDHIGWAFAAYISKTYGHTLPRVTRVPRRLSPWQQRRALEMIDANLGNDLRLADLAEACGLSLGHFAHAFRQTMAMPPHRWLLRRRVERAQALMVDSNLTLAEIALRSGFADQSHLTRVFRNTIGVPPSVWRRHHARGPSPR, translated from the coding sequence ATGAGCCAGGTATCCGATCACAATCTCTACCTACGATATGTGAAGGCTCCGGAGTCCCGCACGCTGGTCACCCGCAATCTCGGGAGCGGCTCGATCGGCATCTCTCGTACCCGGTGCGACATCGAGAACTTCGGGATGCTCGATCCTCCCGAGCGGGAGGATGCGTATCTCGTTTTTCTCCGCCTGACGGACACGAAGGAAGACGTCTGGGTGAACGAGCGCCATCACGTCCCGATCATGGCGCAAAAAGGATTCTCCGGAATCATCGACTACCGCCAGCATTGTCGTATTCATGCTCACAAGCCTTTCGATACCTTGAATTTTCATTTACCCCACTCCGCCCTGCTGGCGCTCGAAGGAGCGGAGCGCAATCGGTCCATCACCGAGCTGAAAGCCGGGCCGCAGGATTGCTTCGATGATCCGATGATCCGCGGGCTGAGCGACGCGATCCTGCCGGCGCTCGAGCGCCCGGAGATCGTCAACGCACTCTTCGTCGATCATATCGGCTGGGCGTTCGCGGCCTACATCAGCAAGACTTACGGGCACACGCTCCCGCGCGTCACGCGCGTCCCGAGGCGCCTCTCCCCATGGCAGCAGCGGCGCGCGCTCGAGATGATCGACGCCAATCTCGGCAACGATCTCCGGCTCGCCGACCTCGCCGAGGCTTGCGGCCTCTCGCTCGGTCATTTCGCCCACGCGTTCCGGCAAACCATGGCGATGCCTCCGCATCGCTGGCTCCTTCGCCGGCGGGTGGAGCGAGCGCAGGCGCTGATGGTCGATTCGAATCTCACGCTCGCCGAAATCGCACTTCGATCAGGCTTCGCCGATCAGAGCCACCTCACCCGCGTGTTCCGCAATACCATCGGCGTCCCGCCGAGCGTGTGGCGCCGCCATCACGCGCGCGGTCCGTCGCCTCGCTAG
- a CDS encoding LysR family transcriptional regulator, with protein sequence MRDDLSGLRALLCVAEKRSFRAAAAELGVTPSAVSQIVRALEERVGVRLLQRTTRNVGLTEAGEHFIGQLRPAFDGIDAAFESLMAMNGRPSGLLRLTMLRTGYNDVIKPKLAAFLAAYPDIRIDICLQEALSNIVVEGFDAGIRLGHSLDREMIAVRVSPDQRLVVVGSRDYFARRGKPTHPRELHGHECIGLRMSTGAVARWKFVDGDKEFELVVDGRVVTNEGSVLVDAAVEGVGLAYVFEDMVSGLVSEKRLVRVLDGYCPHIPGYFLYYPSRLNLAPKLEVLIDFLRIGRRRGKKYA encoded by the coding sequence ATGCGTGACGACCTATCCGGGCTTCGGGCCCTCCTCTGCGTGGCCGAAAAGCGGAGCTTCCGGGCGGCGGCCGCCGAGCTGGGGGTGACGCCATCTGCCGTTAGTCAGATCGTTCGCGCCCTCGAAGAGCGCGTCGGTGTGCGCCTGCTTCAACGAACCACACGCAACGTCGGTTTGACCGAGGCCGGTGAGCACTTCATCGGGCAGCTCAGGCCTGCATTCGACGGCATCGACGCCGCGTTCGAGTCGCTCATGGCCATGAACGGACGCCCATCGGGTCTGTTGCGCCTGACGATGCTCCGAACCGGCTACAACGACGTCATCAAGCCGAAGCTCGCGGCCTTTCTCGCCGCGTACCCCGACATCCGAATCGACATCTGTCTCCAGGAGGCGCTGTCGAACATCGTAGTCGAAGGCTTCGACGCGGGGATTCGCCTCGGCCACAGCCTCGATCGCGAGATGATCGCTGTTCGCGTTAGCCCGGACCAGCGCCTCGTGGTCGTCGGCTCACGGGACTACTTCGCGCGCCGAGGCAAGCCCACGCATCCGCGCGAGCTTCACGGGCACGAGTGCATTGGTCTGCGCATGTCGACGGGCGCAGTCGCCCGGTGGAAGTTCGTCGATGGCGACAAGGAGTTCGAGCTGGTCGTCGACGGCCGCGTCGTGACCAACGAGGGATCGGTATTGGTAGACGCCGCCGTCGAGGGCGTCGGACTCGCCTACGTCTTCGAAGACATGGTGAGCGGGCTCGTGTCCGAGAAGCGACTCGTGCGGGTGCTCGATGGGTATTGCCCGCACATCCCGGGCTATTTTCTCTACTACCCGAGCCGGCTGAACCTCGCCCCCAAGCTCGAGGTGCTGATCGACTTTCTAAGGATAGGTAGAAGGCGCGGCAAAAAGTACGCGTGA
- a CDS encoding nuclear transport factor 2 family protein has product MTPALPKPIAAYVEANAQLDVDGMLKPFAADAVLSDNGKRHEGHAELRTLFEDEVIAVKAIFTPDAVRHEDGQVVVEGPAHGDFKGSPIRFTYRFTLENDAIKALEITI; this is encoded by the coding sequence ATGACGCCCGCACTCCCCAAACCCATAGCCGCCTATGTCGAGGCAAACGCACAACTCGATGTGGACGGCATGCTGAAGCCTTTTGCCGCCGATGCGGTCCTCTCGGACAACGGAAAACGTCACGAGGGCCACGCCGAGCTGCGAACCTTGTTTGAAGACGAGGTGATCGCCGTCAAGGCGATCTTCACGCCGGATGCCGTTCGCCACGAGGACGGTCAGGTCGTGGTCGAAGGCCCTGCCCATGGCGACTTCAAGGGCAGCCCGATCCGCTTCACCTATCGCTTCACGCTCGAAAATGACGCCATCAAAGCACTGGAGATCACGATATGA
- a CDS encoding SDR family oxidoreductase: protein MNMKVDPTEFAGKRVLISGGSKGLGRATVNRFLAGGARVITAARGTLEPIDGVEFVRADLTTAEGGETLAKAALERMGGVDILAHVIGGSASPGGGFLALTDDHWLAELSLNLMATVRLDRLLAPQMMERGAGAIVHITSIQAILPLPESTTAYAAAKAALRTYSKSISKELGPKGVRVNAVSPGWIMTESSVDFLKRLQAANGGTVEEARQIVLDALGGIPIGRAAEPEEVADLIAYLASDRAAAIHGAEFIIDGGTVRTV, encoded by the coding sequence ATGAACATGAAAGTTGATCCCACGGAGTTCGCTGGAAAGCGTGTGCTCATCAGCGGCGGCAGCAAGGGTCTGGGCCGCGCCACGGTCAACCGCTTCCTGGCCGGGGGCGCCCGGGTGATCACCGCAGCCCGCGGAACCCTGGAGCCCATCGACGGCGTCGAGTTCGTCCGCGCGGATCTGACGACGGCCGAAGGCGGCGAGACCCTGGCCAAGGCGGCGCTCGAGCGTATGGGCGGCGTCGACATCCTCGCCCACGTGATCGGTGGCTCGGCCTCGCCGGGCGGCGGCTTTCTCGCGCTGACGGACGATCACTGGCTCGCCGAACTGAGCCTGAACCTCATGGCCACGGTCCGCCTTGATCGCCTCTTGGCTCCGCAGATGATGGAACGGGGTGCCGGCGCGATTGTGCATATCACCTCTATCCAAGCCATCCTGCCGCTTCCCGAATCGACCACTGCCTACGCCGCCGCAAAGGCCGCGCTCAGGACCTACAGCAAGTCGATCTCCAAAGAGCTGGGGCCGAAGGGCGTGCGGGTCAACGCCGTCTCCCCCGGCTGGATCATGACCGAGTCGTCCGTCGACTTTCTGAAGCGTCTGCAGGCCGCCAATGGCGGCACGGTCGAGGAGGCGCGGCAAATAGTCCTTGATGCTCTGGGCGGTATCCCGATCGGGCGTGCAGCCGAGCCCGAAGAGGTTGCCGATCTCATTGCCTACTTGGCCTCGGATCGCGCCGCCGCGATCCACGGCGCCGAGTTCATCATCGACGGCGGCACCGTCCGGACCGTCTGA
- a CDS encoding lipopolysaccharide biosynthesis protein, translated as MQQAAPGKDQATARAAGRGGLAIAVAKVSFILFGFAQQILLERLLGKDGYGEVSRVLVVVGIVNNVVVATSIQGVSRAVSAAPEAEAPATFARALAVHAAIAVVLSAAFALAAGFIADAIGAPHVATPLRLVASVVLLYGVYAPLVGSLNGRRRFLDQAGLDIGYGLMRTVGIAAGALVFLRAGASGPLGAIAGFVTAAALIVPAALARAGIGKRGTGGPTAGEYLRFLAPLALGQASLNLLLQADFLILSGVVGRAAARLGLAAKASDDLVGVYRGVQLFSFLPYQMLMSITFILFPMLARARAERDEAAVETYTRTGVRLALLLTGMMCGAVSALGPHVLRFAFKDPSIAADGGAALRVLSLGMSAFSILGVTSAALTGLGRERASAALTTAAITLVAIGCITFVPRAPFGASMLLTSAVSTSIALFAVAIGAAFVLHREAKGFVAPATLGRVLLALGVTLAAGSRLPWLGKIAVLGEAAVCGVIYLGVLVLTGELGKKDLATVRKVLGRG; from the coding sequence GTGCAACAAGCGGCCCCCGGCAAAGACCAGGCGACCGCCCGCGCGGCGGGGCGCGGGGGGCTCGCGATCGCCGTCGCCAAGGTCTCCTTCATCCTCTTCGGCTTCGCCCAGCAGATCCTGCTCGAGCGCCTGCTCGGCAAGGACGGCTACGGCGAGGTCTCGCGCGTGCTCGTCGTCGTCGGCATCGTCAACAACGTCGTCGTCGCCACCTCGATCCAGGGCGTCTCCCGCGCGGTCTCGGCCGCGCCCGAGGCCGAAGCCCCCGCCACCTTCGCGCGCGCGCTCGCCGTGCACGCGGCCATCGCGGTCGTCCTCTCCGCCGCGTTCGCCCTCGCCGCGGGCTTCATCGCCGACGCGATCGGCGCGCCCCACGTCGCCACCCCGCTGCGCCTCGTCGCGAGCGTCGTGCTGCTCTACGGCGTCTACGCGCCCCTCGTCGGCTCGCTCAACGGCCGGCGGCGCTTCCTCGATCAGGCCGGCCTCGACATCGGCTACGGCCTCATGCGCACCGTGGGCATCGCCGCCGGCGCGCTCGTCTTTCTTCGCGCGGGCGCGAGCGGGCCCCTCGGCGCCATCGCGGGCTTCGTCACGGCCGCCGCGCTCATCGTCCCCGCCGCCCTCGCGCGCGCCGGCATCGGCAAGCGCGGCACGGGTGGTCCCACGGCGGGCGAGTACCTGCGCTTCCTCGCGCCCCTCGCGCTCGGCCAGGCCTCGCTGAACCTCTTGCTCCAGGCGGACTTTCTGATCCTCAGCGGCGTCGTCGGTCGCGCGGCCGCGCGGCTCGGGCTCGCCGCCAAGGCCTCCGACGATCTCGTCGGCGTCTACCGCGGCGTGCAGCTCTTCTCGTTCCTGCCGTACCAGATGCTGATGTCGATCACCTTCATCCTCTTCCCCATGCTCGCGCGCGCCCGCGCCGAGCGGGACGAGGCCGCCGTCGAGACGTACACGCGCACCGGCGTGCGCCTCGCGCTGCTCCTCACCGGCATGATGTGCGGCGCCGTCTCCGCCCTCGGCCCGCACGTGCTGCGCTTCGCCTTCAAGGATCCCTCGATCGCCGCCGATGGCGGCGCCGCGTTGCGCGTCCTGTCCCTCGGCATGAGCGCCTTCAGCATCCTCGGCGTCACCAGCGCCGCCCTCACCGGCCTCGGCCGCGAGCGCGCCTCCGCGGCCCTCACCACCGCGGCCATCACGCTGGTCGCGATCGGCTGCATCACGTTCGTCCCCCGCGCGCCCTTCGGCGCCTCCATGCTGCTGACGAGCGCCGTCTCCACCTCGATCGCGCTCTTCGCCGTCGCCATCGGCGCCGCGTTCGTCCTGCACCGCGAGGCCAAGGGGTTCGTGGCGCCGGCCACGCTCGGTCGCGTGCTCCTCGCCCTCGGCGTCACGCTCGCGGCCGGCTCGCGCCTGCCCTGGTTGGGCAAGATCGCCGTGCTCGGCGAGGCGGCCGTGTGCGGGGTGATCTACCTCGGCGTCCTCGTCCTCACGGGCGAGCTCGGCAAGAAAGATCTCGCGACCGTGCGCAAGGTCCTCGGGCGCGGCTAA
- a CDS encoding DUF2169 domain-containing protein, producing MSSRRGPVFGGPGFEDNPSGVGVDATGMLPNLQSPQSPRAPTSFGPIAADRPARRRLGELADPRALASPTPELPDGFDFRYYHPAPQDQQLYGYLQGNEWILLDGFRVGTPRPSRTLLAQPYVEQGLREHIDGPVAAPEEVLAARVDVRRGLGY from the coding sequence ATATCTTCCCGCCGTGGCCCAGTATTCGGCGGGCCTGGATTCGAAGACAACCCGAGCGGCGTGGGCGTCGATGCCACGGGCATGCTGCCGAACCTGCAAAGCCCGCAGAGCCCGCGCGCCCCCACGAGCTTCGGGCCCATTGCGGCTGACAGGCCGGCCCGGCGGCGCCTGGGCGAGCTCGCCGATCCGCGCGCCCTGGCGAGCCCGACGCCCGAGCTGCCGGATGGATTCGACTTTCGCTACTACCACCCCGCCCCGCAGGATCAGCAGCTCTACGGCTACTTGCAGGGCAATGAGTGGATCTTGCTCGACGGCTTCCGGGTCGGCACGCCGCGCCCGTCGCGCACGCTGCTCGCGCAGCCATATGTTGAGCAAGGTCTCCGAGAGCACATCGACGGCCCCGTTGCTGCGCCGGAGGAGGTCCTCGCGGCGCGCGTCGACGTCCGGCGTGGGCTGGGCTACTAA
- a CDS encoding MopE-related protein, with translation MGAAAFGCSDGGSSTSNGAGAGPSSSGAGGNGGRGGSGGDGGNGGAGAQGGTGGVGGVGGQGGTGGAAACTDGATQICYSGDPGTPGIGECKEGTQTCSGGQWGACEGEVVPSGAPEVCDGKDEDCNGSIDDNISQITCGMGACQVTVDGCLGGVVPECTPLPPATSETCDGTDDNCDGQVDEGCTCVDGQTQDCYTGGRGTKDVGACKAGTQTCSGGQWGACEGEVTPSDEACNGADDDCDGTTDENLGQTTCGAGICIATTNNCVNGVPQQCTPGTPKPEACNGIDDDCNVAIDDGLPPITCGVGACQKTVASCVGGLPKQCEPGQPTLEKCDGIDNDCDGQTDEGNPDGGSTCMTGQPGLCAAGTFMCSGGKLVCMPAVQPTAEACDGKDNNCNGQSDENNPGGGQACVTGKLGVCAAGTTACANGAIACNQNQQPSVESCDGLDNNCNGATDENNPGGGGACSTGKPGICAAGSLTCTGGQLVCNQTSQPTVELCNGKDDDCNGTVDDGNPGSGGACNTGKPGVCSAGSFQCQGGALACVQTSQPGTEVCDGKDNDCDGLVDENTGGQACNTGKLGICAAGTTTCSNGVAVCTQTSQPGTEICDGLDNNCNGGTDEGNPGGGAACSTGKPGICGAGTTTCTSGALTCNQNQQPSVEVCDGLDNNCSGAADEGNPGGGAACSTGLPGVCSTGATACSAGTLKCNPTTTASAETCDGKDNNCNGSTDEGNPGGGVACNTGKPGVCSAGTTACTGGAVACNQTTQATTEICDGKDNDCNGVVDNGNPGGGGACNTGKLGICAAGTTTCTGGALACSQNQQPAATENCGNTLDDNCNGTVNEGCVSACAHDKCVTGGQLTAGCGGDACVTTVCNADPYCCTSAGGNWDALCVNQVQSLCNISKCTFTCAHSPCVTGTALTTGCDGGCVQQICAVDSFCCNNSWDQACVNQVATVCGDTCN, from the coding sequence TTGGGCGCTGCCGCATTCGGGTGCAGTGACGGCGGTTCGTCCACCTCCAACGGCGCAGGAGCGGGCCCGTCGAGCAGCGGCGCCGGCGGAAACGGCGGCAGAGGCGGCAGCGGCGGCGACGGCGGAAACGGCGGCGCCGGGGCGCAGGGCGGCACGGGCGGCGTGGGCGGCGTGGGCGGTCAGGGCGGCACGGGCGGCGCGGCCGCGTGTACCGACGGCGCGACGCAGATCTGTTATTCGGGCGATCCCGGGACACCGGGGATCGGCGAGTGCAAGGAGGGCACGCAGACGTGCTCGGGCGGGCAGTGGGGGGCATGCGAGGGCGAGGTCGTGCCGAGCGGCGCGCCCGAGGTCTGCGACGGCAAGGACGAGGACTGCAACGGCAGCATCGACGACAACATCTCGCAGATCACGTGCGGCATGGGCGCGTGTCAGGTGACGGTCGACGGCTGCCTCGGCGGGGTCGTCCCCGAATGCACGCCGCTGCCTCCCGCGACCTCCGAGACCTGCGACGGCACCGACGACAACTGCGACGGCCAGGTCGACGAGGGCTGCACCTGCGTCGACGGACAAACCCAGGATTGTTACACCGGCGGCCGCGGCACGAAGGACGTGGGCGCGTGCAAAGCGGGCACGCAGACGTGCTCGGGCGGGCAGTGGGGCGCGTGCGAAGGCGAGGTCACGCCCTCGGACGAGGCGTGCAACGGCGCGGACGACGACTGCGACGGCACGACGGACGAGAACCTCGGCCAGACGACCTGCGGCGCGGGCATCTGCATCGCCACGACGAACAACTGCGTGAACGGCGTGCCGCAGCAGTGCACGCCGGGGACGCCGAAGCCCGAGGCGTGCAATGGCATCGACGATGACTGCAACGTGGCCATCGACGACGGCCTGCCCCCGATCACCTGCGGCGTCGGCGCCTGCCAGAAGACGGTGGCCTCGTGCGTGGGCGGCCTGCCCAAGCAGTGCGAGCCCGGCCAGCCGACGCTCGAGAAATGCGACGGCATCGACAACGACTGCGACGGCCAGACCGACGAGGGCAACCCCGACGGCGGCAGCACGTGCATGACGGGCCAGCCGGGCCTCTGCGCGGCGGGCACGTTCATGTGCAGCGGCGGCAAGCTCGTGTGCATGCCGGCCGTGCAGCCCACGGCCGAGGCTTGCGACGGCAAGGACAACAACTGCAACGGGCAGAGCGACGAGAACAACCCCGGCGGCGGCCAGGCGTGCGTCACGGGCAAGCTCGGCGTGTGCGCGGCGGGCACGACGGCCTGCGCGAACGGCGCGATCGCCTGCAACCAGAACCAGCAGCCCTCGGTCGAGAGCTGCGACGGCCTCGACAACAACTGCAACGGCGCAACCGACGAGAACAACCCCGGCGGCGGCGGCGCGTGCAGCACGGGCAAGCCCGGCATCTGCGCGGCCGGGTCGCTCACGTGCACGGGCGGGCAGCTCGTCTGCAACCAGACCAGCCAGCCCACGGTCGAGCTTTGCAACGGCAAGGACGACGACTGCAACGGCACCGTCGACGACGGCAACCCGGGCAGCGGCGGCGCGTGCAACACGGGCAAGCCGGGCGTCTGCAGCGCGGGCTCGTTCCAGTGCCAGGGCGGCGCGCTCGCCTGCGTCCAGACGAGCCAGCCGGGGACCGAGGTCTGCGACGGCAAGGACAACGACTGCGACGGCCTCGTCGACGAGAACACCGGCGGCCAGGCGTGCAACACGGGCAAGCTCGGCATCTGCGCGGCGGGCACGACGACGTGCTCGAACGGCGTGGCCGTCTGCACGCAGACCTCGCAGCCCGGGACCGAGATCTGCGACGGCCTCGACAACAACTGCAACGGCGGCACCGACGAGGGCAACCCGGGCGGCGGCGCGGCGTGCAGCACGGGCAAGCCCGGCATCTGCGGCGCCGGCACCACGACGTGCACGAGCGGCGCGCTCACCTGCAACCAGAACCAGCAGCCCTCGGTCGAGGTCTGCGACGGCCTCGACAACAACTGCAGCGGCGCGGCCGACGAGGGCAACCCCGGCGGCGGCGCGGCGTGCAGCACGGGCCTCCCCGGCGTCTGCTCGACGGGCGCCACGGCCTGCTCCGCCGGCACGCTCAAGTGCAACCCGACCACGACGGCGAGCGCCGAGACGTGCGACGGCAAGGACAACAACTGCAACGGCAGCACCGACGAGGGCAACCCCGGCGGCGGCGTGGCATGCAACACGGGCAAGCCCGGCGTCTGCTCTGCGGGCACCACGGCCTGCACGGGCGGCGCGGTCGCGTGCAATCAGACCACGCAGGCAACCACCGAGATCTGCGACGGCAAGGACAACGACTGCAACGGCGTGGTCGACAACGGCAACCCGGGCGGCGGCGGCGCTTGCAACACGGGCAAGCTCGGCATCTGCGCGGCGGGCACCACGACCTGCACGGGCGGCGCGCTCGCGTGCAGCCAGAACCAGCAGCCCGCGGCGACCGAGAACTGCGGCAACACCCTCGACGACAACTGCAACGGCACGGTCAACGAGGGCTGCGTGAGCGCGTGCGCGCACGACAAGTGCGTGACCGGCGGGCAGCTCACGGCTGGCTGCGGCGGCGACGCGTGCGTCACGACTGTCTGCAACGCGGATCCCTACTGCTGCACGAGCGCCGGCGGTAACTGGGACGCGCTCTGCGTGAACCAGGTCCAGTCGCTGTGCAACATCTCGAAGTGCACCTTCACCTGCGCGCACAGCCCCTGCGTGACGGGCACCGCGCTGACGACAGGCTGCGATGGCGGCTGCGTGCAGCAGATCTGCGCCGTCGACTCGTTCTGCTGCAACAACAGCTGGGACCAGGCCTGCGTCAACCAGGTCGCCACCGTCTGCGGCGACACCTGCAACTGA